Genomic DNA from Stigmatopora argus isolate UIUO_Sarg chromosome 13, RoL_Sarg_1.0, whole genome shotgun sequence:
TTGCATATGCCACCCACTGAGTGCAGTGTTTACATAAGAATATGAGTTACCTCTGCTGATCAATGGATCTTTTTGATAGCTTTGATGAGTTCAACAGACGTGATGTGTTGTGACATTTGCTATCTGTGTTGCACATTACAGTTTGCAAAAAAGGGAAGAAGCCTGTGCTGGGCAAGTTTCGAGGTTCCACATAGCCTAGAAAAAAGAGACACAAtagaaattatttaatataGTTGAAGAACACCCTTTTAacgcaagtgactatttttgctcatttaaaaaaggatcaGCATAATgtctatatatctatacatcaCATTTTTAGTCCATGAAATCAATATTAGGTACACATgactcaaacaaaaaaaataaattatacattGCCCACACGGGTGTTTAAGCAGAGGCCTGGTCTCAGTGTGCTCCtctacctttttgttttttgtttaatttatatataacaaTTTTATAACAGCTAGAGTCGAGGTTTTATTTAAAGCATTTCTTGATGATTATTTCAGATTATGGATTTAGGAAGCTGCCAATGAAGCTAacaattttaaatcaacaaatctAGCAGCCAAAatcttgttttttaattatacagTCCACCACATTTTCACCATCACAAAACATAACtagacaaacaaaacaagcagCCAAAAGCCTGTTTTTGGTATAAACAGTCCTGTGTCCTTTAAAGTACTTCCATGTATGAACTATTATAAGTTCTTGCATGACAAAATAAAGGCatgatgaaaaatgttttgtaagTAGAAAATAGGGTATTACTAAAGAAATGTAAAGTTGTGTTAGATCATCCGACTTTGGGCTGAAtagctttgttaaaaaaattaataaaatctcCAAACGATTTCTCAACCATTATACAAGGAAGGGGTTAGTGTTTCGGAATGAATGGAGCCGGAATATTAAATTACATACGAATCCCGGTGTTCTTTGAGTCAAACAAAGATTAACTACTACTATTGTGTATAACAGTTGTCCAGGTCGGAGGGCTCATTCTGAACAGCtccaaaacagtaaaaaaaagtagcCATGGCATCTCTACAATTGAATTAGTTAGTTATATGGCAGTACATTAAGAATTGTCATTCTACTGAAAACTCAATTTCCCTAATTAATGAAGTGGATATTATGACCCAAACTATTCAGTTGAATTCCATCAAAAGGTCACCGGGTAGATGATAGTAGAGAAGAaacacattttcctttttaaatacgTTTCCCCTATGTTGACTTTTAGCCTACTGAATAGCAAAGAGAAGTAATACGTGTTTGGGAGGTGTCTGTTCTTCTTTATGTTTAAGgtagtttcattttatttccccTCATTGTGAAACGGTAATTACCCACTCCAAATTGTAAACCTACTACCAACATGAAACATGTCACATTTAATTACTTTCTTTTTACGTATTGTCTATTTTGAAGAGTAGGATAATCGTGTTCTTGacagaaaaattcaaaataattttcaatattCCGTTAATTTAAAATAGTAGACCTCTAAAAATTTGAATCACATTCTTGTAAGGTAGTGTGACTAAATTCATGTAGaagaaaaagcaacatttgaatttgaagtGATTGTTTCATTGTGTTTAGTGCCAACACAGTACAGAACACTAGGAATTTAGTCtaacattcaaataaagatcAATCTAGATAAGACAGGTTAGACCAGTATTTTGCGTTTCCTTAACATTGAAAagtatttcatatttattttgtgtaGACCGTATGACAATGCAGTACATCTGATAGATGTTGTCCCAAGAAGACTGAGAAAATagatatgaaaataaaagaaatggaaGAAACATAACAGATCTTTTTACTTACATGAGTTCTGAAGGACCGGTGGGTAATATTGGCGGGTCACAGcaataatgatgaaaatgatCAGAGGCCAAATGATCAGAGTCAGTGACCATACctataacacaaaaaaatattccgaAACTTCAAATTTATCAAATCCTGTGAATACCATGTTTGGAAGACTTGTGTTACACTCACTGGATTTCTGATTATATTCAGCCCATTTTTCCAAAGGAGCAGCTTGACTTGCTGGAAGAAGCCCATCTTTGGGAAAAGGCTAAAATTGagaaacatttgcataaaaagaTAGATTGTTTTCCTATAATGTATGACAACATGATGTATATTTAGTGTTTTAACATGTTGGGTGCTAAGCGAATTTATTTTGTGTGGGTAATTAGGTCATTAACATCCCGTGAAGACAGGATATTTATTCTGCAAATCTCTGACATACCACTAATGGCTATTactacaatatatttgctttgttttgtttgatctgGTTATTAGTAAAATTAAGATAATTTTCACTCTTAATAGCTATCCTTCAACACTATTGTCATATAATACATGTGGCTGACAAAGTATGAATTTTAGGTAAAACAGGAACTGTTTTTTGTACTTTCCATATGAtaataaacacattaaaattGTTCACTAATTTTCCaaactacttatcctcacaagggttacagggggtgctggagcctataccagctaactatggggcaCCAAGCGGAAAACACCCTGAAACGgacaccagccaatcgcaagagACAAGAAGACAGAGAACCATTTGCGTCCATTCATTCCTAGGggcagagaaaacccactcatccaccgggctgaactgaattccaaatgaattttaaacaaaaacagatcTGGTCGTTAAATGTATTAATGTGACTGTCAAAACATGTAATACCAACAAAGTTTTTCTCTAAGGCCAGGTGTAGTAAAACCAGTGATTCAACTAGTTTATCTTTCTTCACCTATCAACGTCTGCAACATATCATGGCGCGTAATCATCTGAAAGTAACATCTGAAAATTGAACACTAGTTAACTTTAAGTTAAACTGTAACAGGTTTGACAAGGGAAACAATTACCATTCATTATATTTCTGAGAAGTTACATGTGAGTCTAATTATATGTTTGTGTTGACATTAGGAATAAGGTAGTCAAGTATTAAAGTAGTCACCAacatcggaaaaaaaaaatataataaaaaatataatacaattttaaaaagcctgttTGCCAGTCAAAGTTTCAGTCACAAATTTCCCATTGTTTTAACATTAACATATGATAAGCGAAGCAACAAATCCCAATCAATTGGAGATATTAATGTGTTAACTCCAaaactttttcccccaaatgtgCTTTAGTTTTCTCATATAAAGTACAGGAAATCTGAGCCTAAACGTGCCTCTTTAGACTTATGCAAACAATGTAAGTTCACTAATTGTCCATCTTGTTACTGTTAATGCAACTATAATTGGTAGTCATTATCACGACGATAATGAGGCCACTAACATATATTGGCATAAATATAAATTTCATTTCAATCAATTttcaaaacaactttaaaatcattttgaattttcTCTCACTTACCTGTAAATTTGTCCTCCCCAATAAGCTTTTTTCTTCAGTCTCTTCTTGTTAGAGAAATAAACACGATGCCCCTTGTGACCTTAGCCACAACAACCGCTGTTTCTGTTCACCCAAACGACGacgcactttaaaaaaaaataaaaaatagcataGACTACATTTAAAGGGTGAGTAAAATGATCCTCCTTGCTCGCCTCCCTCAGATGAGACTGCGCACAGGTGAGTGTGAGGAGCGGCAACAACACACCTGCACCAGTTACTCTCGCGTTTCCTGCATTGGGAGTGAAGCGGAAGCATGGACCAATCACGGCCTTCATTGAGTGGTCATccattcaggatgtcccctgcctggggCCTTAAGTCAGCTAGGATGGGCACCAccacccttgtaaggataagtggtccagaaaatgaatgaatgatctttATATCCACCAGATCTTTTAAATTGAAGTAAAAAGTACATCAACTGTGCCAAgataaatacaaataacaaaTATTGTGAAGACACATTTCTATTGGTCTgtaatacaaaaacatttttgtgttttccatTCTTCATAAAGTACAGAATTTGTGATGCATGTTCTTCTCTTGTTGATAATGTTTATTTGAAAGGTAATTTACCTTGTTCataatgaaaacaacaatgtaAATCATGTGACTAAAATGTGTTACAACAGCACCAATTACATGGCCATCCTTGTTTTCTCTGGAGCTTGTTCTCTCTAAGTTCATCATGAAATAAATAGCATAGAAAACAATTTCAGGTAGCATTTCTAGTTGACGACGATTGATTAATCGCCAATTGGTATTGTTAGATTTAGGTGTGGAAGAGcaatcatttttcaaaacagTAATTGGTGCTGTTGTAACACATTTTAGTCACATGATTTACATTGTTGTTTCCATTATGAACAAGGTAAATTACctctcaaataaacattatcAACAAGAGAAGAACATGCATCACAAATTCTGTACTTGATGAAGAatggaaaacacaaaaatgtttttgtattccAGACCAATAGAAATTTGCCTTCACAATAtttgttatttgtatttatcTTGGCACAGTTGAAAATTTAAAAGATCTGGTGGTTATaaagatcattcattcattttctggaccacttatccttacaagggtggTGGTGCCCATCCTAGCTGACTACAGGccccaggcaggggacatcctgaatcaatggccagccaatcgcagggcacaaggagacggacaacaattcaccctcacactcactcCTAGTGGCAATTTTAAGCATtcaccctgcatgtttttgggatgtaggaggagaCTTgtatacccggagaaaacacacgcaaggggagaacatgaaagTCCACACATTGACCGACCAGGGATCGAagcctcaaccccagaactgtgaagctgatGCGCAAACCACTTctacaccgggccgccctcagTGAGAACAAATTTTCCAAATTAATTTGACCTATCACCTGAACAAATTTCTGGTTGACTTAGTCTTTTGAAAAGGAGGAAGTAGAAAATAAACAATCGAGATATGTGGCTGCGCAAGGAAACACACCTTATCTAGGAATGTGGTTTTATCCAAAATTGTGTGGAAATTTGGAAGCTGAgcttggatatttttctttgGACTACAAGGCTTCTTCTTGTCACGCTACACCATAATACAGACAAATAAAAAGTTGGGAGATTGTCACTAAacaaggaatttatgttatctTGGTTATTAATTTACCACGTGCTCAAAAAGATCCATGGAATGTATATCATTGCAATTCGCACATGGAGCTGGCACACATAACTGGGAAAAACCGGTAAATAACTGGTTTTCATGACGTACAAGTGAGGTGGTAGACATTGTGCTTTTGAGCTGCCTGGAAATCACATGTGATTGGTAGATGACAGTAAAGGAATTAAaggaaaacacaggaaaaagaaaaatgtattttcccaaACATGAATTTTTTACCTCTATAACTTTTTCTGTATATATTATTGTCCAATAATTTTACCACAAAGGAGAACAAGAATTGGTGATAAATGTTACATTTGTAAAGAACACATGACTACAACAGATAAGTTCATTCTTATTGGAAATGCTAATGAAAAGACTAAGTAGATTTATAAATGTGGCAAAATTGTTTTAAAGAAACTGTGCTTATAATGTAAACTCACTTTGAATGGATGGATGTTTCTACATTGGGGAAAGAAGAAAGTAGGAGAATAACacttaaatattttacatttaaattagcAACTTAACAGTAGCACACCACACACAGAGCATTGGCATATGCATACAGCAGGAAATACAATTAGTATTTTCTGttacggtatttttttttaaattcatgagaAGTTTTTGTATGGGGAAAAATGTGGAACAACAAGACTCAATGTTTTTCATTGGAAAATAGAACCAAATGTGATATCTtaatattcaaataaaatgtttttacattttatttgaatattaAGATGTTATAGCATGTTATAATTCAACTACTAAAAGCAATGCAGGAAGTCAACTCAATGTATGcagaatgtcaaaattcacatttCAAAGCATTGACTGATTTGTTGATTAATAAATTCAACACTGCTTGGTCAGGGTcacgggtgctggagcctatcctagctgactttgggtgaaaggcggactacaccttagactggtcgccggtcagtcatagggcacacatggacagacaaccattcgcactcacactcgtgctaccaccaagtgggaatcgatcccccGATGACTGaacaaaagtatatttttctATCACAAATCCACCAATATGTTAACGTCTTATGAACGTATTTGGCAGTGATGTAGGCCGTATGAGTAATAAATAGACAATACCAAACTTGTTTGAAcaccatcttaaaaaaacattttaagagaAGTGGATTGAGTGATACAATTGACAATAATACAGGTTTTTCACTATTGTTGGTCACTGGTGTCACTTGGTATCAGTTCAAATCCTTAGCATAAAAAGTTTTACAAAAAGTAACACTTCAAATACTGTGTCGTAGGAGTAACACTGCTTTTGGCACTTGTGTATAACAGGCATCGTCAATAGTCAAATCAGTAAACTATTTTCCAGTGTGTAGGCTGTTCGCAATCTTTCTCAGTGTCCCCACAGAAACGGTTATATGTAGTTTTCGGATTAAAACCAAGTATTTCACGTTCTTCGTGGATACGAAAGGAAAAGGTTGAAAGTGATGTCCCAATAAAGAATCTATATAACAAAAGAAGGGGAAGAAAAGAATGAGTGTGCATCATGTGATTGACtggttatataaatatataccaaTTTCATCAAATGCAGTTATCTGggaatgatgacaattaggcttttgtcaatgatgatgacaaatcctatgtccgattattattattagaaatacataaataaatatatatgcagTGATTTACTGAGATCCCTTGTAGCAGACCCTAAATTGTGCTGACAAATTGTGTATTCTTGTTGGATTAGTTGAACCTTTTCATTTGTTAGTGGGGGAATTGTTTCAAAAGTTGTTTTCACAAAACAGCAATCTTTTAAGCGGTCTCTATTGCATCGGTACATCCCAAGATCTGCAATAAGTGCTATCTGATTTGCCAACAGCTCATCCTTTTTAGCATGTGAAAGGGATTTTTCTTTGATCCATCAGGCTGAAAAGGTAAAGCGTTTGAGCAATACAGGTAGCAACACAATTTAGTGATAAAATTACAACAGATCAACCCTCAGTGCTGCAGGTTATCACTTTACCTTGCATGGGAACAAATCCATTGATCAATGATTGCTACTCCTCCATCTTTAAAGAGGTCCAGGTCCACTCTGGAGGGTTCAAATCGCACCATCTCAGGCAACAACTTCTTTAGCTCCTTCAGTTCTGTTGGATGCCGAAGGTGTTTAAAGATTTTGTACTTCTATAACATTTTCTTGGTTACAATAttacattcaaataaagataACCCCGTTCACTATGTTTCATCTTAACATTGAACTTTGAATGTGCTGGCAAGTCATCACCTTCTTCATCAGCATCAGTTGCAATAAAGACTTTGTCCAGTTTGTGCTTTTTCATCAGGTTGCGTATTTTTTTCGCCGCCCCCTTGAGGCTCGGTATATCCTCTCTGTGACCCCAGATGAAATCTTTTCTCCGCAAGTGGACCCCCAGATATGGACCCCCTGTGGCAGAGCCCAGCTTGGCCTGAGAGAGTAGAACTGTAAATGACAATATTCTACCTTTCTCTTAAGGAGTTTCCAAATAAGCAGTTTtagattatgaaaaaaatatttgagattTTATTTAGGTCAAATGGGAATTCCTGTTTATAAATGACCGGCTATATAAAATCTTTGTAGGAatcatttggggattttttttgttcaacatGATTGTGCCACAGCATACATTGCAAGGTCTATACAAGAATGCAAGTGTAAGTTTGGGTTCGAAAAACTTGCCTCAAACCATTTTAACACTTTTAGGACTACTTAGTTATCACTATGGTTTGATTAAATTCATTGACTAACTTTTTGTGTAGAAAGATGACTTGAATATTGAGTGATTGGAGTCCGTCTGTTTGCATTGCTATGAGCAATGATGTAGACTGCTACGAGAACAAAATATTGTAAATTACATAACCTTATTTTACTAACAATTAAGAGATCGTATTGTCTTTGACCCTAAAATCTTCTCCTGAGATGCTGACTCACTTTCATGCGAGTCCAGTCTTCATTGTAAACAGTTTGGTCGCCATCATCTGTCGAATTGAGGTACTTCGCTCTGAACTCATCTCCTATAAGACGTAGGTGCTTGGCAAATACCATACTGCGGCGACTCTGTATTTAAAAGAGAATACAATAAATATTATCTAtatgaatttatttaaaaagcaacaCCATCTGGATGGTAAATAGAAATCTACATAGGATAAAGTACTGTTTGACAACCTTAATATGGAATTAGATATCAGGAACAATAACGAAAGAAAagtctaaataataataatatatatatacatatactacatatattgtACATGATACACGTGTTTTACTTACATTCCAGTAATCCTTCCCAGCATAATGATCATGTAGAAGAGTCTCTGCTCGGTCGAGCATTACTGAACTGAAGATAAGGGGAAAAATacaagagaaaataaagttgGACAACGTACCACTGCCACCAAAACTGGCATTTATTAAATGGAATGAGATCATTTAATTACTTATCTAAATAATATCACATAAtggagaatatttttttctatttaaaaattttAATGGAATAAAATGATAAGGTGAATTTCAGTGGTTTTACCAAAGATCATTCCttattttttctccccaaaatcTCAAACTTTGTTgctattcattcttttttgtaCTGTAATATCAGATTCATTCACCATGCACTACACAATTGGATGCTACACAACTTCTATAGACAAATTGTTCCTGACACTGTCAATAGAGTATAATAGTATATACCTGCACCACATTACGTACGTGTATCTCTACGGTCTATTCTTTTTCTACAAAAAAGCATGAGTTTATAATGTCTCTCAGAGGACTCACGTCACTGTAAGGTTCTTCTGAAGAACTGGAACCATGATGGAGGCGTGACCTTGGGCTGACAGACAAGTTATTTTCCGTGCTCTTGTCTCTTCAAAGCCCCAAAACCACCCCCTTGAAATAGGCAAAAAACAACCATTGTGatgaacaaagaaaataaataatatatggcaatacaggatgaaaaaatgaaaatcacatttttgctaCATTTTAAACAACTTTATGAGCTGTATTACCTATAGTAGCCTTGTTTGTCTCTGTTGTACAACAATTTCTCAATGCATGGCCTCTCATCAACCTTTTCTTCCCATTTGCCATCAGTCCATCCCTCTGCATAATTTTGCAGGACCACAACCTGATCAATGAAAGGACCTCCATTTTCTAGACACAAAAGAAGAAAGTGAAAAGAGCTGACAGATATAAAGGAAATAGGGGATACTTATCAATTTAAATAATTCACACTATACTAAAGCAGCTCACCAGCAATGTATTCCTCATACTCTATCACGGGAACATTGACCTGTAGGCTGGTAAGGCTGAAAAATTCTCGCCAAGGGATTCGGGTCTGATGAAGGTTAGGGCTCTGCCAGTGATACAGGCGACCCCAGGGGGGAAGCACAAGCACCCAGTCATCACCATTCTTCCTCAGAGATTTGACCAGGGATGCTATGCGTATATAAACATCTCGCCTCAGGTTGAAACCCTCTGGAGGGTTCACATCGTACAGAAGGTATCTTGGATACAGTAAAACAAGAACTTGGTGAGTGGAGGTTTATATTTACTAAGCTTCAACATTTGGAAAGGAGGCAATGTTAAACCTAAATACCTATTGCCAGGATGTGATGTTATGTTCCCAGTTTACTTATGGAATGGCCAAACTAGATTATTTTATCTCATTGttgcatttaaaatgtatgttttcattCCCATTCCTAGtttgggaaaataaaaatgtgcgtCTGTTTCAGACTAATACAACTAGTGTTCATTATTGTCGTAATACAGTTGATTaacttgatttattttgaattttgaaaGAGGTACTACTTGATCTTCAATTTACAGTTGTGCAATATGTAGATTCCAGGCGAACATGTAGCAACTTCCGCCACATTATACTTGAACGAGAGTGATTGTATCGCATCAAAATGTTCTAACATTCATGACCATGATGCCGTATTTCACTTACACAGGAAAAGATTAGATCGATCCTTTAAAACCCGACTTTTGTGGTGATTCATTTCACTTTCAAATTTTCCAACGACGTGCAGCCCTAACTGCACGATTAAACTTGAAATCGCGGGATATTATCTCATTAAAATCAGGGTTATTATACGCGATCCTTCAAAAAGTTTCCAAATGAATCACTTCAATAGAATAGTTTGCCCAACCTTGACTCCAGCCATGGTGGCAAAGTGCAGTTAGCATAACCTAACATGACATTATGCTTACCGTAAATCCCTAGCAGTGGCAATGGGTACAGTAGCCGTGTAGCTTGCACTAAATGCATCCTCACTTTTTATCGCTTCCAAGTTTGCAAATGCAATTATAATAGAAACGCACAAAATGTTACGATAATAGGTTGTATCTGTAGCAGAAAACGATGAATGCGTTATCCTGAACGCCATATTTCCTTTAGGACACGTACTTCCGGAAAAGGAAAAAGCGTCTGTTGAGTTGCCGTGGTAACCACCGACATCCTGCTTGTGATCTAGTGATTATTTAATTCAGGGGGAAGCACACTTTACGGTACATTTGtacagatttaaaaaacaatatgttGTGCAACAcgtagcatatatatatatatatatatatatatatatatatatatatatatatatatatagggcaAATTGAACTTTATTCGGTGTTTTGATAACGCACTTCTAAATAGCAgacttttttcttcataaaaagttattctttcttcattttcactttttgtaaGTAGTAATACTACATATTTTACACTTTATTTTGTAACTATAGTGCAATATAAAATAGAATGCCTTTCGTTTGATAATGCCCTATACCACTATTTCACCTCTAATTTCTACCATACATTATATATTCCACTAGAGGTCACCTAAAAATTGTTCGGTAAGTAAAACCACGTTACCTTAAGTTTTGGGCcacaaaatgtaatttatgtACATACTAGATTCCAATTATAATTTGTTTTAtaataattttatatacattttaagaACAAATAAAGTAATATATTTGTATAGTCATGTGGTATAGTATATGGGTCAAGCCCTGCATTCACAGGAAAGGTTTTTTTGGCCCTTTTTACTGTGCTTTAAAAGTGACAGTGACAATGACAGGCGCAATAGAACTTTCCATGTTCATAAGGACTGTACTTTATTAGTGAACAAAGTTTGAGCACACGTAGCAGTCacgcacaaaaaaagacaacagcCAAAGTAGTATCTTGAAAGATTTAATGGGTAGCAAACATCTTGATGACCTGATTCTGAATCAATATTGACAAACACAGCCGTGCTCACTGTGTAATAAATAGCCAAACCCAACTGTCTAATATTCTTCTCCCTCCTCGTCCTCTTCAAAGGAATCAATCCCAACCTCTTCATAATCCTTCTCCAGAGCTGCCATATCCTCTCTGGCCTCTGAGAACTCCCCTTCCTCCATACCTTCTCCCACATACCAGTGCACAAAGGCCCTTTTGGCATACATCAGATCAAATTTGTGATCCAGACGGGCCCAGGCCTCAGCAATGGCTGTGGTGTTGCTTAACATGCACACAGCCCTCTGCACTTTAGCCAGATCTCCGCCAGGAACGACAGTTGGAGGCTGGTAGTTGATACCCACTTTGAAGCCAGTTGGGCACCAGTCCACAAATTGGATGGTGCGTTTGGTCTTGATGGCAGCGATGGCCACATTCACATCTTTGGGTACCACTTCACCACGATAGAGCAGGCAGCAGGCCATGTATTTACCATGGCGAGGATCACACTTGACCATTTGATTAGCCGGTTCAAAGCAGGCATTGGTGATTTCAGCTACAGAGAGTTGCTCATGGTAGGCTTTCTCTGCAGAGATGACTGGGGCATACGTGGCCAGAGGGAAGTGGATACGAGGGTAGGGCACCAAGTTGGTCTGAAACTCAGTCAGGTCAACATTTAGGGCTCCATCAAAGCGAAGAGAGGCTGTGATGGAAGACACTATCTGACTGATAAGTCGGTTAAGGTTGGTGTAAGAAGGGCGTTCGATGTCGAGGTTTCTGCGACAGATGTCATAGATGGCTTCATTGTCCACCATGAAGGCGCAGTCGGAGTGCTCTAAGGTGGTGTGAGTGGTTAGAATGGAGTTGTAGGGCTCTACCACTGCTGTAGAAACTTGAGGAGCTGGGTAGATTGCAAACTCAAGTTTTGATTTCTTTCCATAATCAACAGAAAGTCGCTCCATGAGGAGGGAGGTGAAACCAGAGCCGGTACCGCCACCAAACGAGTGGAAGACCAAGAAGCCTTGGAGACCAGTGCATTGGTCAGactgcacacaaaaacacatttttatagtTTAAATTTTCATAAGATGACTCAAAAATAAAGCCGCAAACAGTACTTCTACTTCCTTGTAGATTATAAAGTTATATAAACTATCCAGTAACAAcagaaaccaaaaacatttACTTTCCTGACCAATGCTCATCAACTCTTCAATGCTGTCGTAACTCTCACCAGTTTGCGCATTCTGTCGAGAACAGAGTCAATGATTTCTCTGCCAATGGTGTAGTGTCCACGGGCATAATTGTTGGCTGCATCCTCTTTTCCAGATATCAGCTGCTCAGGGTGAAACAGTTGGCGATATGTACCAGAACGCACTTCATCTACAAAGGTGAAAAGAAAGGAAACATACAGTAGTTTAATAGGCACCAACTACTTTTTTCTACAATCAGATTTGCAAATgcagaagaaagaaaacaacaatgtgCCAATATTGTAGTACTGACCAACAACTGTGGGTTCCAGGTCAACAAAGATAGCCCTTGGGACGTATTTTCCAGCCCCAGTCTCACTAAAAAATGTTGTGAAAGAGTCATCATGGCCTCCAATGGACTTTGGCGAGGGCATTTGACCGTCTGGCTGAATGCCGTGCTCCAAACAGTAGAGCTCCCAACAAGTGTTCCCCATCTGGACACCGGCCTGGCCTACATGGACAG
This window encodes:
- the pofut2 gene encoding GDP-fucose protein O-fucosyltransferase 2 gives rise to the protein MAFRITHSSFSATDTTYYRNILCVSIIIAFANLEAIKSEDAFSASYTATVPIATARDLRYLLYDVNPPEGFNLRRDVYIRIASLVKSLRKNGDDWVLVLPPWGRLYHWQSPNLHQTRIPWREFFSLTSLQVNVPVIEYEEYIAENGGPFIDQVVVLQNYAEGWTDGKWEEKVDERPCIEKLLYNRDKQGYYRGWFWGFEETRARKITCLSAQGHASIMVPVLQKNLTVTSVMLDRAETLLHDHYAGKDYWNSRRSMVFAKHLRLIGDEFRAKYLNSTDDGDQTVYNEDWTRMKAKLGSATGGPYLGVHLRRKDFIWGHREDIPSLKGAAKKIRNLMKKHKLDKVFIATDADEEELKELKKLLPEMVRFEPSRVDLDLFKDGGVAIIDQWICSHARFFIGTSLSTFSFRIHEEREILGFNPKTTYNRFCGDTEKDCEQPTHWKIVY
- the LOC144086991 gene encoding tubulin alpha chain produces the protein MRECISVHVGQAGVQMGNTCWELYCLEHGIQPDGQMPSPKSIGGHDDSFTTFFSETGAGKYVPRAIFVDLEPTVVDEVRSGTYRQLFHPEQLISGKEDAANNYARGHYTIGREIIDSVLDRMRKLSDQCTGLQGFLVFHSFGGGTGSGFTSLLMERLSVDYGKKSKLEFAIYPAPQVSTAVVEPYNSILTTHTTLEHSDCAFMVDNEAIYDICRRNLDIERPSYTNLNRLISQIVSSITASLRFDGALNVDLTEFQTNLVPYPRIHFPLATYAPVISAEKAYHEQLSVAEITNACFEPANQMVKCDPRHGKYMACCLLYRGEVVPKDVNVAIAAIKTKRTIQFVDWCPTGFKVGINYQPPTVVPGGDLAKVQRAVCMLSNTTAIAEAWARLDHKFDLMYAKRAFVHWYVGEGMEEGEFSEAREDMAALEKDYEEVGIDSFEEDEEGEEY